The proteins below are encoded in one region of Methanomassiliicoccus luminyensis B10:
- the metK gene encoding methionine adenosyltransferase, whose amino-acid sequence MERHLFTSESVTEGHPDKLCDQISDALLDAYLAQDPEAHVAIETLTTTGMVVVVGEVKTDPCKSVMVDVDKVVRKTIRDIGYSKPEFGFDADGCSVLASVHDQSADIDMGVCRKKKGKKLATGAGDQGLMFGYATDETPDLMPLPIYMAQRLAQRLAAVRKDGTLPWLRPDGKTQVTVEYENGAPKRIDTVVVSTQHAPVIDGKTEDKDVQDIIRKAVMANVIKPVCGDWIDADTKFHINPTGRFVIGGPCGDSGVTGRKIIVDTYGGMGRHGGGAFSGKDPTKVDRSAAYMCRYIAKNIVASGLAKQVEVQVAYAIGVSEPVSIMVDTEGTGMIEDEKIAAAVAKVFDLTPDGIMKALNLKRPIYQKTAAYGHFGRKDADFTWERVNKVDALRTAAGIAAPANGKVKVKQVKTNGQVATV is encoded by the coding sequence ATGGAACGTCATTTGTTCACTTCCGAGTCCGTGACCGAGGGTCACCCCGACAAGCTGTGCGATCAGATATCCGATGCCTTGTTGGACGCTTACCTGGCCCAGGACCCCGAAGCTCACGTGGCCATCGAGACGCTGACCACCACTGGCATGGTGGTTGTAGTGGGGGAGGTCAAGACCGATCCCTGCAAGAGCGTAATGGTCGACGTGGACAAGGTGGTCCGCAAGACCATCCGCGACATCGGGTACTCCAAGCCCGAGTTCGGCTTCGACGCCGACGGATGCTCGGTGCTGGCATCCGTCCACGACCAGTCCGCGGACATTGATATGGGGGTGTGCAGGAAGAAGAAGGGCAAGAAGCTGGCCACCGGAGCCGGCGACCAGGGACTGATGTTCGGGTACGCTACCGACGAGACCCCTGACCTGATGCCCCTGCCCATCTACATGGCCCAGAGGCTGGCCCAGCGGCTCGCCGCAGTCAGGAAGGACGGCACCCTGCCGTGGCTCCGCCCCGATGGGAAGACCCAGGTGACGGTGGAGTACGAGAACGGCGCGCCCAAGAGGATCGACACTGTGGTGGTCTCGACCCAGCACGCCCCCGTGATCGACGGGAAGACCGAGGACAAGGACGTTCAGGACATCATCAGGAAGGCCGTGATGGCAAATGTCATAAAGCCAGTCTGCGGCGATTGGATCGACGCGGACACCAAGTTCCACATCAATCCCACCGGCAGGTTCGTCATCGGAGGGCCGTGCGGCGACTCGGGCGTCACGGGCAGGAAGATCATCGTGGACACCTACGGTGGCATGGGCCGCCATGGAGGTGGCGCCTTCTCCGGAAAAGACCCCACCAAGGTCGACAGGTCCGCGGCGTACATGTGCCGCTACATCGCCAAGAACATCGTGGCCTCCGGCCTGGCCAAGCAGGTGGAGGTCCAGGTCGCCTACGCCATCGGCGTCAGCGAGCCGGTGTCCATCATGGTCGACACCGAGGGCACCGGTATGATCGAGGACGAGAAGATCGCCGCCGCCGTGGCCAAGGTGTTCGATCTGACCCCCGACGGCATCATGAAGGCCCTGAACCTGAAGAGGCCGATCTACCAGAAGACCGCTGCATATGGTCACTTCGGCCGCAAGGACGCCGACTTCACCTGGGAGAGGGTCAACAAGGTCGACGCCCTCAGGACCGCTGCCGGCATCGCCGCGCCCGCCAACGGCAAGGTGAAGGTGAAGCAGGTCAAGACCAACGGCCAGGTCGCCACGGTCTAA
- a CDS encoding CBS domain-containing protein: MDLSEIKKLRTRAGMSQTDLAKKAGVSQAHIAKIEAGKVDPRFSTVERILRCLREEQKEHCSRYMTKTIFGVQADDSVASAGRLMRQRGVSQIVVFRGEGVVGLITEEDLLRFKGDSDSTNSEDVMSDSPPTVSKNTSADAVRDLLLEFPAVVVMDREKAVGIITKSDLLKRI; encoded by the coding sequence ATGGACCTATCGGAGATCAAGAAGCTGCGCACCCGGGCGGGGATGAGCCAGACCGATCTGGCCAAGAAGGCAGGGGTGTCCCAGGCGCACATCGCCAAGATCGAGGCGGGGAAAGTGGACCCGCGGTTCTCCACGGTAGAGCGGATACTCCGGTGTCTCAGGGAGGAGCAGAAAGAGCACTGCTCCAGGTACATGACCAAGACCATCTTCGGGGTCCAGGCGGATGACAGCGTGGCCTCGGCGGGGCGCTTGATGAGGCAGAGGGGAGTGTCCCAGATAGTGGTGTTCCGGGGAGAGGGCGTGGTCGGCCTGATCACGGAAGAAGACCTGCTGAGGTTCAAGGGCGACAGCGACTCGACCAACTCCGAGGACGTGATGAGCGATTCCCCGCCCACGGTCTCCAAGAACACCAGCGCAGATGCGGTGAGGGACCTCCTGCTGGAGTTCCCAGCGGTGGTGGTCATGGACAGGGAGAAGGCGGTCGGCATCATCACCAAGTCCGATCTGCTGAAGCGCATCTGA
- a CDS encoding ribosome biogenesis/translation initiation ATPase RLI, which yields MRIAVLLRDHCQPKKCNNECINYCPKVRTGVEAVVMGEGGKPVISEELCAGCGICVNKCPFEAIKIIGLPEELKTDLMHQYGKNGFRIYRLPVPKKGLVTGILGPNGIGKTTSIRLLSGEEVPNFGDYEHPLSKEDVLAKLAGSELGDYLTKVYAGKVRTVVKPQYVDKLPQVVKGVVRDLLQKVAERMTVEEAADLLELNEVVDRPLDKLSGGELQRVAIAATIMREADTYFFDEPSSYLDIYQRIKVARVIQSMAEEKQIVVIEHDLAILDFLADNAYLVYGSEGAYGVFAQPRQVRTAINTYLDGYMREENIRFRDTQIRFESHPPRDSQLTVPLLEYGALECDFKNFKLKADPGSIKIGESVGVVGPNAIGKTTFVKMLAGIQEPTVGSLDRKVKVSYKPQYIAPDFDGTVMDMFMTANHEFFGSGFFESEIAHPLTLRRLYEKNVKTLSGGELQRVAIALCLTQEADMYLLDEPSAYLDSNQRMEAAKTIRRVMEKRGRSALIVDHDIYFLDMVSDSMMVFSGKPGTEGRASGPFDMRAGMNMFLEKVDVTFRRDNETDRPRINKPGSRLDREQKEKGEYYYTT from the coding sequence ATGCGCATCGCCGTGCTATTGCGGGACCACTGTCAACCTAAGAAGTGCAACAACGAGTGCATCAATTATTGTCCCAAGGTGCGCACCGGCGTGGAGGCCGTGGTCATGGGCGAGGGCGGCAAGCCCGTGATATCGGAGGAGCTGTGCGCGGGGTGCGGCATCTGCGTGAACAAGTGCCCCTTCGAGGCCATAAAGATCATCGGACTGCCCGAGGAACTGAAAACGGACCTCATGCACCAGTACGGCAAGAACGGGTTCCGCATATACCGCCTCCCCGTGCCCAAGAAGGGGCTGGTCACCGGCATCCTGGGTCCGAACGGCATCGGCAAGACCACCTCCATTAGGCTGCTGTCCGGAGAGGAGGTCCCCAACTTCGGCGATTACGAGCACCCCCTCAGCAAGGAAGACGTCCTAGCCAAGCTGGCCGGTTCGGAGCTCGGCGACTACCTGACCAAAGTATATGCGGGCAAGGTGCGCACAGTGGTCAAGCCCCAGTATGTGGACAAGCTGCCCCAGGTCGTCAAAGGCGTCGTCCGGGACCTCTTGCAGAAGGTCGCGGAGCGGATGACCGTGGAGGAGGCGGCGGACCTGCTGGAGCTCAACGAGGTCGTCGACCGACCTCTAGATAAGCTGTCCGGCGGCGAACTACAGAGAGTGGCCATCGCGGCGACCATCATGAGAGAGGCGGACACCTACTTCTTCGACGAGCCGTCGTCCTACCTGGACATCTACCAGAGGATCAAGGTCGCCCGCGTCATCCAGTCAATGGCGGAGGAGAAGCAGATCGTGGTCATCGAGCACGACCTGGCCATCTTGGACTTCTTGGCCGACAACGCCTACCTGGTGTACGGCTCCGAGGGCGCCTACGGTGTGTTCGCTCAGCCCCGCCAGGTGCGCACCGCCATCAACACCTACCTCGATGGCTACATGAGGGAGGAGAACATCCGATTCCGGGACACCCAGATACGGTTCGAGTCCCATCCCCCCCGCGACAGCCAGCTCACCGTCCCGCTGCTGGAGTACGGGGCCCTGGAGTGCGACTTCAAGAATTTCAAGCTCAAGGCCGACCCCGGCAGCATCAAGATCGGCGAGTCCGTGGGTGTGGTCGGCCCCAATGCCATCGGCAAGACCACCTTCGTGAAGATGCTCGCCGGCATCCAGGAGCCGACCGTGGGGTCCCTGGACCGGAAAGTCAAGGTATCCTACAAACCTCAATATATCGCCCCCGACTTCGACGGCACGGTCATGGATATGTTCATGACCGCCAACCACGAGTTCTTCGGGTCGGGGTTCTTCGAGAGCGAGATCGCTCATCCCCTGACGCTCCGGCGCCTCTACGAGAAGAACGTGAAGACGCTGTCCGGCGGCGAACTGCAGAGGGTGGCCATCGCGCTTTGCCTCACCCAGGAGGCGGACATGTATCTCCTGGACGAGCCTTCCGCGTACCTCGACTCCAACCAGAGGATGGAGGCGGCCAAGACCATCCGCAGGGTGATGGAGAAGCGCGGCCGCAGCGCGCTCATCGTTGACCACGACATATACTTCCTGGACATGGTCTCGGACTCCATGATGGTGTTCTCCGGGAAGCCGGGCACGGAGGGGCGGGCCTCCGGACCGTTCGACATGAGGGCGGGGATGAACATGTTCTTGGAGAAGGTCGATGTCACCTTCCGCCGGGACAACGAGACCGACCGCCCCCGCATCAACAAGCCGGGGTCGAGGCTGGACCGGGAGCAGAAAGAGAAGGGCGAATATTACTACACCACGTAA
- the metG gene encoding methionine--tRNA ligase yields the protein MVKVLVCVAWPYSNSAIHLGHVAGSLLPPDVFSKYHRLKGNEPLMVGGSDQHGTPVTVKAEKEGLTPEQLADKYHYIIKKAIEDLDIEYSLYTKTHNPNHIEVTQDFFLTLLDKGYLYKKSTLQYYCPQCAKFLPDRYVEGKCPDCGNEKARGDQCEKCGKAFEPGELKEARCIHCTVAPELRETEHFFLKLSAFQDRLLDWVKDKDYWKPSVQLFTRNWLEAGLEDRPITRDMNWGVPVPLEGWDNKVIYVWFDAVIGYLAASKEWSKLIGQPDAWKAWWQDPSVKGYYFLGKDNIPFHTIIWPSMLMGYGGLNLPYDVPANEFLTFKGDKLSKSRGVSIDIPTMVQKFQVDAIRYYLAANMPENKDADFSWEDFETKVNNELVATLGNFYHRVLSFTYKHFGEVPEFKGTEAERDEIMGVIARTRDEVDAYLDKCEFKRALKAVMDLAQFGNRYFDSVGPWALIKKDRERCGTVLNLNLQLVKALAVLSYPFLPRSAQGAWNLLGYGGKLVEAGWGGVSSVLPEHQKLKEPVPLFSKIMVEKEESSPFKGFGALNLKVGEVVDVQDHPNADSLLLLQVDIGKKIQIVAGLKKYYPGDALRGKKVVVVSNLKPAKLRGYESQGMLLAADADEMVQVLSPPAGSLPGDAVSSGMTQGDKPLEYKDFQKLTIRIAGVMGKDRVNVGREVRCAVPEGTGAKKIAVFLPAPESDEALALFTDKGAVTVDEGVPDGATVR from the coding sequence ATGGTAAAGGTACTAGTGTGCGTGGCATGGCCCTACTCGAACTCAGCGATCCACCTGGGGCACGTGGCCGGTTCCCTCCTCCCTCCCGACGTATTCTCCAAATATCACCGCCTCAAGGGCAACGAGCCGCTCATGGTGGGCGGGTCGGACCAGCACGGCACCCCTGTCACGGTGAAGGCCGAGAAGGAAGGCCTCACCCCCGAACAGCTGGCCGACAAGTACCACTACATCATCAAGAAGGCCATCGAGGACCTGGACATCGAGTACTCCCTGTACACCAAGACCCACAACCCCAATCATATCGAGGTCACGCAGGACTTCTTCCTGACCCTCCTGGACAAGGGCTATCTGTACAAGAAGAGCACATTGCAGTACTACTGCCCGCAGTGCGCGAAGTTCCTCCCCGACCGCTACGTGGAGGGCAAGTGCCCTGACTGCGGGAACGAGAAGGCCAGGGGCGACCAGTGCGAGAAGTGCGGAAAGGCCTTCGAGCCGGGTGAGCTGAAGGAGGCCAGGTGCATACACTGCACTGTGGCCCCCGAGCTCAGGGAGACGGAGCACTTCTTCCTGAAACTGAGCGCGTTCCAGGACCGCCTGCTCGACTGGGTCAAGGACAAGGATTATTGGAAGCCCAGCGTGCAGCTGTTCACCAGGAACTGGCTGGAGGCCGGGCTGGAGGACCGCCCCATCACCAGGGACATGAACTGGGGTGTGCCGGTGCCCCTGGAGGGCTGGGACAACAAGGTCATCTACGTGTGGTTCGATGCGGTCATCGGATACCTCGCGGCGTCCAAGGAGTGGTCCAAGCTCATCGGGCAGCCGGACGCCTGGAAGGCCTGGTGGCAGGACCCCTCGGTCAAGGGCTACTACTTTCTGGGCAAGGACAACATTCCCTTCCATACCATCATCTGGCCATCCATGCTGATGGGCTATGGGGGCCTCAACCTGCCGTACGACGTGCCGGCCAACGAGTTCCTCACCTTCAAGGGCGACAAGCTCTCCAAGTCCCGCGGCGTGAGCATCGACATACCGACGATGGTCCAGAAGTTCCAGGTGGATGCCATCCGCTATTACCTCGCCGCCAACATGCCGGAGAACAAGGACGCCGACTTCTCCTGGGAGGATTTCGAGACCAAGGTGAACAACGAGCTCGTCGCTACCTTGGGCAACTTCTACCACCGCGTCCTCAGCTTCACCTACAAGCACTTCGGGGAGGTTCCGGAGTTCAAGGGGACCGAGGCCGAGCGGGACGAGATCATGGGCGTCATCGCCCGGACCAGGGACGAGGTCGACGCCTACCTCGACAAGTGCGAGTTCAAGCGCGCCCTGAAGGCCGTCATGGACCTGGCGCAGTTCGGCAACCGCTACTTCGACTCCGTGGGGCCGTGGGCCCTTATCAAGAAGGACCGGGAGAGGTGCGGGACGGTGCTGAACCTGAACCTGCAGCTGGTGAAGGCGCTGGCCGTGCTCAGCTATCCGTTCCTGCCCCGCTCCGCCCAGGGCGCGTGGAATTTGCTGGGGTACGGCGGCAAGCTGGTCGAGGCGGGATGGGGCGGCGTGAGCTCGGTGCTGCCGGAGCATCAGAAGCTTAAGGAGCCCGTGCCTCTCTTCTCGAAGATCATGGTGGAAAAGGAGGAAAGTTCACCGTTCAAGGGCTTCGGGGCCCTCAACCTAAAGGTAGGCGAGGTCGTGGACGTGCAGGACCATCCCAACGCCGACTCCCTGCTGCTCCTTCAGGTGGACATCGGGAAGAAGATCCAGATCGTGGCCGGGCTGAAGAAGTACTATCCCGGGGACGCCCTCCGGGGCAAGAAGGTCGTGGTGGTCTCGAACCTGAAACCGGCCAAGCTCCGGGGATACGAGTCCCAGGGCATGCTGCTGGCCGCCGACGCCGACGAAATGGTGCAGGTGCTGTCCCCGCCCGCCGGGTCCCTGCCCGGGGACGCCGTTAGCAGCGGGATGACCCAGGGAGACAAGCCGCTGGAATACAAGGACTTCCAGAAATTGACGATCCGCATCGCCGGCGTGATGGGCAAGGACAGGGTCAACGTGGGCCGCGAGGTAAGGTGCGCCGTCCCCGAGGGGACCGGGGCCAAGAAGATCGCGGTGTTCCTTCCCGCCCCCGAATCTGACGAGGCCTTGGCGCTGTTCACCGACAAGGGCGCGGTGACCGTGGACGAGGGCGTGCCCGACGGAGCGACCGTCCGATGA
- a CDS encoding FprA family A-type flavoprotein has protein sequence MKEAVRVTDGIYWVGAIDWNVRNFHGYTTPRGTTYNAYLITGEKNILVDTVKKPFYGELVERISSVIDPKRIDLIVSNHTEMDHSGALPEMQKLTGAKILASRMGVEGLNKHYPGLDVEMVKDGSEIQLGGKTLKFIDTPMLHWPDSMFTYVEEDKLLFSMDAFGQHYATTKRFADEVDQDVLFQEAAKYYANIILPFNARVLKTVEKAQELDIQILATSHGAIWRKDLGKIVQLYTDWANNRTKEKAIVVYDTMWGSTRIMAEDIAEGIASEGPEVTILKLTDTDRSMVMKELLDSRAVVVGTPTLNNSMFPSVADMVTYMKGLRPKDRLGAVFGSYGWSSGAVQAARELMKMGGLDMPFGELTVQWVPSVEERKQCREYGRTIGRKVMERKEKGD, from the coding sequence ATGAAGGAAGCAGTGCGGGTAACCGACGGGATATACTGGGTAGGCGCCATCGACTGGAACGTAAGGAACTTTCACGGGTACACCACGCCGCGCGGAACGACCTACAACGCGTACCTGATCACAGGGGAGAAGAACATCCTGGTGGACACGGTGAAGAAACCGTTCTACGGAGAGCTGGTGGAGCGCATCAGCAGCGTCATCGATCCCAAGAGGATCGATCTCATAGTGTCGAACCATACCGAGATGGACCACTCCGGGGCGCTGCCGGAGATGCAGAAGCTTACCGGGGCCAAGATCCTGGCGTCGAGGATGGGGGTGGAGGGACTGAACAAGCACTACCCGGGCCTGGACGTGGAGATGGTCAAGGACGGCTCGGAGATCCAGCTCGGCGGCAAGACCTTGAAGTTCATCGACACCCCCATGCTGCACTGGCCTGACTCCATGTTCACCTACGTCGAGGAGGACAAGCTCCTGTTCAGCATGGACGCCTTCGGGCAGCACTACGCTACTACCAAGCGGTTCGCCGACGAGGTAGACCAGGATGTCCTTTTCCAGGAGGCGGCGAAGTACTACGCCAACATCATCCTGCCCTTCAATGCCCGCGTCCTCAAGACCGTGGAGAAGGCCCAGGAGCTGGACATCCAGATACTGGCGACATCCCATGGGGCCATCTGGAGAAAGGACCTCGGGAAGATCGTGCAGCTGTACACCGACTGGGCCAACAACCGGACCAAGGAGAAGGCCATCGTGGTCTACGACACCATGTGGGGCAGCACCAGGATAATGGCCGAGGACATCGCCGAGGGCATCGCTTCGGAGGGGCCCGAGGTGACCATCCTCAAGCTGACCGATACCGACCGCAGCATGGTAATGAAGGAGCTGCTGGACTCCCGGGCCGTAGTGGTGGGCACGCCGACGCTGAACAACTCCATGTTCCCGTCGGTGGCCGACATGGTCACCTACATGAAGGGACTGCGTCCCAAGGACCGCCTGGGGGCGGTGTTCGGCTCCTACGGCTGGAGCAGCGGGGCGGTGCAGGCGGCGCGAGAGCTGATGAAGATGGGCGGCCTGGACATGCCGTTCGGGGAGCTGACGGTGCAGTGGGTCCCCTCGGTGGAGGAGCGCAAGCAGTGCCGGGAGTATGGCAGGACCATCGGCCGTAAAGTAATGGAGAGAAAGGAGAAAGGGGATTGA
- a CDS encoding PHP domain-containing protein, with the protein MQGKADIHVHTKYSGVHRLGVVRFPESVSNPADVVLKARSVGMNVLCITDHNSTAGAMKAKAESKDVKDIEVVVGEEISTADGEVIGLFLNEEIPAGLSIEESIDRIRAQDGLVIAPHPFSLHCPALGERIEGLDLDGIEVLNGGHRDEYANAKAAEVGKSGKWAKMGGSDAHYLPVVGSAYTTFNGSTAEELRREILAKRTDGAGEVIPMDKAIAWSMTVIVHSDALILRSFLDLDRDKRDDPIVNKVYAMKLGQKLGALVGSFVYLLPPVPFLAGMASEKLFHRWAAQVEAGIDRIGKLGPFLLP; encoded by the coding sequence GTGCAGGGCAAAGCGGACATCCATGTGCACACCAAGTATTCTGGGGTCCATCGCCTTGGGGTGGTCCGATTCCCGGAATCGGTCTCCAACCCCGCAGATGTTGTGCTGAAGGCCCGCTCGGTGGGAATGAACGTCCTGTGCATCACCGACCACAACTCCACCGCCGGGGCCATGAAGGCCAAGGCGGAGTCGAAGGATGTCAAGGACATAGAGGTGGTGGTGGGTGAAGAGATAAGCACCGCCGACGGCGAGGTCATCGGACTGTTCTTGAACGAGGAGATCCCAGCAGGGCTGTCGATCGAAGAGAGCATCGACCGCATCAGGGCCCAGGACGGCCTGGTCATCGCCCCCCATCCCTTCAGCCTGCACTGCCCGGCGCTCGGAGAGAGGATCGAGGGCCTGGACCTTGACGGCATCGAGGTGCTGAACGGCGGGCATCGCGACGAGTATGCCAATGCCAAGGCCGCCGAGGTCGGGAAGAGCGGCAAATGGGCCAAGATGGGAGGGTCCGACGCCCACTATCTTCCGGTGGTGGGGTCCGCCTACACCACGTTCAACGGAAGTACGGCCGAAGAGCTCCGCAGGGAGATCCTGGCCAAGAGGACCGACGGCGCCGGCGAGGTCATCCCCATGGACAAGGCCATCGCCTGGAGCATGACCGTGATCGTTCACTCCGACGCCCTGATATTGCGCTCGTTCCTCGACCTCGACCGGGACAAGAGGGACGATCCCATTGTCAACAAGGTGTATGCGATGAAGCTGGGACAGAAGCTCGGCGCTCTGGTGGGCTCGTTCGTGTACCTTCTGCCGCCGGTCCCCTTCCTTGCTGGAATGGCCAGTGAGAAGCTTTTCCACAGATGGGCGGCCCAGGTGGAAGCGGGCATCGACCGCATCGGCAAGCTGGGCCCGTTCCTTCTGCCATAA